The Kineococcus radiotolerans SRS30216 = ATCC BAA-149 genomic interval CAGTCGGTGGAGAAACCCCCGGGCTCGATGAGCGTCACCTTGATGCCGAAGTCGGCGACCTCGGCGGCGAGGGACTGGCTGAACCCCTCCAGCGCCCACTTCGAGGCGTTGTAGAGGCCGATGTTCGGGAACGCGGAGATCCCGCCGATGGAGGAGACCTGCAGGACGTGGCCCCCGCCCTGGGTGCGCATGACGGGCAGGACGGCCTGGGTGACCCAGAGCGCGCCGAAGACGTTGGTCTCGAACTGCGCGCGGGCCTCGGCCTCGGTGACCTCCTCGACCATCCCGAACTGCCCGTACCCGGCGTTGTTGACGGCGACGTCGATGCGGCCGAAGCGCTCGACGGCCTGCGCGACGGCGGTCTCGACGGCCGCCTTGTCGTCGACGTCGAGGGTCAGGGCGAGCAGCTGCTCCCCGAACCGGGCGGTCAGGTCGTCGAGGCGGGAGGCGTCGCGGGCGGTGGCGACCACCTGGTCGCCCCGCTCCAGCGCCGCGACGGCCCACTCGCGGCCGAAGCCGCGGGAGGTGCCGGTGATGAACCAGGTCTTGCTCACGGGGAGGTTCTCCTCGGGTCGTGGACGGGTGCCGCCCCAGCGTGCGCCGGTGCCCCCTCCCCCGCACGCCCGGACCGCCCGCGGCGGGTCAGCGGCAGCAGGCCGCCGGCCGCGAGGACCCCGCCGGTCAGCAGCACCAGCCGCAGGTCCAGCGCCAGCAGCGCCCCGCCCAGCCAGGCGCCGCCGGCGATCCCGACGTTGAAGGTGGCGTTGACGACGGCCGGGGCGGCGTCGCTGCCCCGCCCGGCGCGCAGGGCGGCGGTCTGGACCAGGGTCGGCAGGGCCCCGAAGGCGGTGCCCCAGACGACGACCAGCGCGACCACCGGGGCGGCCCGGCCGGTGCCGAGCACCGCGGCCCCCGCCAGCAGGCAGGAGGCGATCACCAGGACGGTGCCCACGAGCGAACGCTGCGGGTGGCGGTCGGCGAGGGTGCCGGCGAGGACGAGGCCGGCCAGGCTGGCGGCGCCGTAGCCGAACAGCACCAGGCTGACGCCGCCCGCCGGGACGCCGGCGCTCACCACGAGCGGGGTGACGTAGGTGTAGGCGGTGTAGTGCCCGAGGGTGATGACCGTGGTCGCGGCCGCGACGGCGAGCAGCCGCCCGCCGCGCAGCGCGGCCCGCACCGACGGCGGGCGTTCCCCGGTGCCGGCGCCGGGGTCGCGGGGCAGGACGGCGAGCCCGGCGAGCGCGAGCGCCGCGAGCAGGGCCGAGGTGGTGCCGAAGGCCCACCGCCAGCCCAGCGCCGTGCCCAGGGCCGTGCCGAGCGGGACCCCGGCGGTCAGCGCGAGGGTGATCCCGGCGTTGACCACGGCCAGCGCCCGGCCCCGGCGCTCGGGCGGGACGAGGGCGACGGTCGCGCTGACGACGACGGAGAAGATCCCGGCGTGGGCGAGGCCGCCGAGCAGGCGCGCCAGCACGGCCCAGCCGTAGCCGGGGGCGAGCAGGATCGCGGCGTTGCTCAGGGCGTAGACCAGCAGCAGCCCGACGAGGGCGCTGCGCCGGGGGAACCGGGCCAGCCAGGCGGTCAGGGGGATCGCGGTGGCGGCGACGACGAGGGCGTAGGCCGAGACCCACCAGCCGATGCGGGACTGCGGGACGCCGAAGGCGGCGGCGAGCTGCGGGAGCAGCCCGACGGGCAGGACCTCGGTGGTGACGGCCCCGAACAGCGAGGCCGTCAGCAGGGCGATCGGGGCGGCGGGCAGTCGCGGCGGGGACGGCACGCCCGGCAA includes:
- a CDS encoding SDR family oxidoreductase gives rise to the protein MSKTWFITGTSRGFGREWAVAALERGDQVVATARDASRLDDLTARFGEQLLALTLDVDDKAAVETAVAQAVERFGRIDVAVNNAGYGQFGMVEEVTEAEARAQFETNVFGALWVTQAVLPVMRTQGGGHVLQVSSIGGISAFPNIGLYNASKWALEGFSQSLAAEVADFGIKVTLIEPGGFSTDWGGASAKHAAPLPAYDAFREKAAEARRTRMASPGDPSASAAAVLELVDAPNPPLRVFFGTAPLGIATADYESRLAEWKRWQHLSELSQGS
- a CDS encoding MFS transporter; translated protein: MPSPPRLPAAPIALLTASLFGAVTTEVLPVGLLPQLAAAFGVPQSRIGWWVSAYALVVAATAIPLTAWLARFPRRSALVGLLLVYALSNAAILLAPGYGWAVLARLLGGLAHAGIFSVVVSATVALVPPERRGRALAVVNAGITLALTAGVPLGTALGTALGWRWAFGTTSALLAALALAGLAVLPRDPGAGTGERPPSVRAALRGGRLLAVAAATTVITLGHYTAYTYVTPLVVSAGVPAGGVSLVLFGYGAASLAGLVLAGTLADRHPQRSLVGTVLVIASCLLAGAAVLGTGRAAPVVALVVVWGTAFGALPTLVQTAALRAGRGSDAAPAVVNATFNVGIAGGAWLGGALLALDLRLVLLTGGVLAAGGLLPLTRRGRSGRAGEGAPAHAGAAPVHDPRRTSP